A stretch of the Arachis stenosperma cultivar V10309 chromosome 6, arast.V10309.gnm1.PFL2, whole genome shotgun sequence genome encodes the following:
- the LOC130935716 gene encoding hydrophobic protein LTI6A-like produces MAEGTATCIDILLAIILPPLGVFLKYGCHVEFWICLVLTLFGYLPGIIYAVYAITK; encoded by the exons ATGGCGGAAGGCACAGCCACCTGCATAGACATCCTCCTCGCCATCATCCTTCCTCCTCTTGGGGTCTTCCTCAAGTACGGCTGCCAT GTAGAGTTCTGGATCTGTTTGGTACTCACCCTTTTTGGATATCTCCCTGGAATTATTTATGCTGTTTATGCTATCACCAAGTGA